One Chordicoccus furentiruminis DNA window includes the following coding sequences:
- a CDS encoding phosphoribosylformylglycinamidine synthase: MVRRVYVEKKPSFAGAAHDLRHEIRHYLGIPEVSEVRIFIRYDVENVTDEVYEKALTTVFSEPPVDVYYEEKLPEVKDARVFSVEFLPGQFDQRADSAEQCIRFLDEREKPVVRTATTYMIIGSVSDDAMRAIIDDCINPVDSRITDEVKPATLTAEYPEPEDVKTLTGFTSMEEAPLKELYDSLGLAMTPDDFRFIQTYFRDEEHRDPTMTEIRVLDTYWSDHCRHTTFLTELKNVTFGEGDFRAPIEQTYRRYLEDHRELNRGRDDKYVSLMDLALQGAKKLKREGKLEDQEESDEINACSIIAPVDVNGKDEEWLINFKNETHNHPTEIEPFGGAATCLGGAIRDPLSGRTYVYQAMRVTGAADPTVPQSETLPGKLPQKKLVRQAAHGYSSYGNQIGLATGYVKEIYHPDYVAKRLEIGAVMGAAPRRAVRRLTSDPGDVIILLGGRTGRDGIGGATGSSKAHNLQSTETCGAEVQKGNAPTERKLQRLFRREEVARLVKKCNDFGAGGVSVAIGELADGLRVDLDKVPKKYAGLDGTELAISESQERMAVVVDPKDVDAFLAFAHSENLEATPVARVTSEPRLVLTWRGREIVNITRAFLNTNGAHQENDVFVEIPNRADSEMNPQPWSWYAGGDEAVRNRWLEMLGNLNVCSQRGLVEMFDGSIGAASTLMPYGGKYQLTETQAMVAKVPVPGGRTHTVTMMAYGFDPYLMSWSPYHGAAWSVASSVMKIAAAGGDVTKIRFTFQEYFRRMSKDPKRWSQPFAALLGAYDAQLGFGLPSIGGKDSMSGTFERIDVPPTLVSFAVDVAKTGDVVTPELKTPGSRLVWIRAKKDENLMPDYQAILAACASLREDIQAGRIVSVYVAGRFGLAEAVSKMAFGNHLGVKIEHNVSPVDFFSPSYGDLVCEVKEGETGRLASEYTVIGGVTDDAVFRYGNVEIPLDEALKHWTATLEPVFRTRVSENRSKVASPLYESEHVAVCSHKLAQPHVFIPVFPGTNCEYDAARAFEAAGASVTTTVFRNLTEQDIRESVEEFAREIAKAQIIMFPGGFSAGDEPDGSAKFFATAFRNAKISEEVQKLLSERDGLVLGICNGFQALIKLGLVPNGRITGQTENAPTLTFNTIGRHISRMVYTRVVSNKSPWLAEAELGGVFVTPASHGEGRFVASDEWIEKLIANGQIATQYCDPEGNVTMDEEWNVNGSYRAIEGITSPDGRVFGKMAHVERRGDGVAVNIFGEQDMKVFESGVRYFR; this comes from the coding sequence ATGGTCAGAAGAGTCTATGTTGAGAAGAAACCCTCCTTCGCCGGTGCGGCGCATGATCTCCGTCATGAGATCCGGCATTACCTCGGGATACCGGAAGTATCGGAGGTCCGGATCTTTATCCGTTACGATGTGGAGAATGTGACGGACGAGGTCTACGAGAAGGCGCTGACGACAGTGTTTTCCGAGCCTCCGGTGGACGTGTATTACGAGGAGAAGCTCCCGGAGGTGAAGGACGCGCGCGTGTTCTCCGTTGAATTTCTTCCCGGACAGTTCGATCAGCGCGCTGACTCGGCCGAGCAGTGCATCCGCTTCCTTGATGAGAGAGAGAAGCCGGTTGTGAGGACGGCGACGACCTATATGATCATCGGCAGCGTGTCGGACGACGCCATGCGGGCGATCATCGACGACTGCATCAATCCGGTTGATTCACGGATCACGGACGAGGTGAAGCCGGCGACTCTTACGGCGGAATATCCGGAGCCGGAGGATGTGAAGACGCTGACCGGCTTCACATCGATGGAAGAAGCGCCTCTGAAGGAGCTGTATGACAGTCTCGGGCTGGCCATGACACCGGACGATTTCCGGTTCATTCAGACATATTTCAGAGACGAGGAGCACCGGGACCCGACGATGACGGAGATCCGGGTGCTGGATACCTACTGGTCGGACCACTGCCGCCACACCACCTTCCTCACGGAACTGAAGAACGTGACGTTCGGAGAGGGTGATTTCCGCGCGCCCATCGAGCAGACATACCGGCGGTATCTGGAGGATCACAGGGAACTGAACCGGGGCCGTGACGACAAATACGTTTCCCTGATGGATCTGGCGCTGCAGGGTGCGAAGAAGCTGAAGAGAGAAGGAAAGCTTGAGGATCAGGAGGAGTCGGACGAGATCAACGCCTGCTCCATCATCGCGCCGGTTGACGTGAACGGGAAGGATGAGGAGTGGCTGATCAATTTCAAGAACGAGACGCATAATCATCCGACCGAGATCGAGCCGTTCGGCGGTGCGGCGACCTGCCTCGGCGGCGCGATCCGCGATCCGCTTTCGGGGCGGACCTACGTCTATCAGGCGATGCGCGTCACTGGAGCCGCGGATCCGACGGTGCCTCAGAGCGAGACGCTTCCCGGAAAACTGCCGCAGAAAAAGCTGGTAAGGCAGGCGGCGCACGGCTACAGCTCCTACGGCAACCAGATCGGACTGGCGACCGGCTACGTGAAGGAAATCTATCACCCCGACTATGTTGCCAAACGGCTGGAAATCGGCGCTGTGATGGGCGCCGCGCCGCGCCGGGCGGTCCGAAGGCTCACCTCCGATCCGGGAGACGTGATCATTCTGCTCGGCGGCCGGACAGGCCGGGACGGCATTGGAGGCGCTACCGGGTCCTCCAAGGCGCATAACCTTCAGTCCACGGAGACATGCGGCGCCGAGGTGCAGAAGGGAAATGCACCCACCGAGCGGAAGCTTCAGCGGCTCTTCCGTAGGGAAGAAGTCGCCCGTCTCGTGAAAAAGTGCAATGATTTCGGCGCCGGCGGCGTTTCCGTCGCAATTGGCGAGCTGGCGGACGGGCTCCGGGTCGACCTCGACAAGGTGCCGAAGAAATATGCGGGGCTTGACGGAACGGAACTCGCGATTTCCGAATCGCAGGAGCGGATGGCCGTCGTGGTGGATCCGAAGGACGTCGACGCCTTCCTTGCCTTCGCCCATTCCGAGAATCTGGAGGCTACGCCGGTCGCGCGCGTGACGAGCGAGCCGAGGCTGGTGCTGACCTGGCGCGGACGGGAAATTGTGAACATCACCCGCGCTTTTCTGAATACAAACGGCGCGCATCAGGAGAACGACGTTTTCGTGGAGATCCCGAACCGGGCGGATTCCGAGATGAATCCGCAGCCCTGGTCGTGGTATGCGGGCGGGGACGAGGCGGTCCGGAACCGCTGGCTTGAGATGCTCGGCAATCTCAACGTCTGCTCGCAGCGCGGGCTTGTGGAGATGTTCGACGGCTCGATCGGCGCCGCCTCGACGCTGATGCCGTACGGCGGAAAATATCAGCTCACCGAGACGCAGGCGATGGTTGCGAAGGTTCCCGTGCCGGGCGGCCGGACCCATACCGTGACCATGATGGCCTACGGCTTTGATCCGTACCTGATGAGCTGGAGCCCGTATCACGGAGCGGCCTGGTCTGTGGCTTCTTCTGTCATGAAAATTGCGGCGGCCGGAGGCGATGTGACGAAGATCCGGTTCACATTCCAGGAATATTTCCGCCGGATGTCGAAGGATCCGAAGCGCTGGAGCCAGCCGTTTGCGGCCCTTCTGGGCGCCTACGACGCGCAGCTCGGCTTCGGACTGCCTTCTATCGGAGGCAAGGACTCGATGTCCGGAACCTTCGAGCGGATTGACGTGCCGCCGACGCTGGTTTCTTTCGCGGTGGATGTGGCGAAGACCGGGGATGTGGTGACGCCGGAACTGAAGACGCCGGGCAGCCGGCTTGTCTGGATCCGCGCGAAGAAGGACGAGAATCTGATGCCGGATTATCAGGCGATTCTTGCTGCCTGCGCTTCCCTTCGCGAGGATATTCAGGCCGGGCGTATCGTCTCCGTCTATGTGGCAGGCCGCTTCGGGCTGGCGGAAGCGGTCAGCAAGATGGCTTTCGGCAATCATCTCGGCGTGAAGATCGAGCACAATGTCAGCCCGGTGGATTTCTTCTCGCCGTCCTACGGCGATCTGGTCTGCGAGGTGAAGGAGGGTGAGACGGGCCGGCTTGCCTCGGAATACACAGTGATCGGTGGAGTGACGGATGACGCGGTCTTCCGCTACGGAAACGTCGAGATTCCGCTTGATGAGGCGCTGAAGCACTGGACCGCCACGCTGGAGCCGGTGTTCCGCACAAGGGTATCCGAGAACCGGAGCAAGGTGGCCAGCCCGCTGTATGAGTCGGAGCATGTGGCGGTTTGCAGCCACAAGCTGGCACAGCCTCATGTCTTCATCCCGGTTTTCCCCGGCACCAACTGCGAGTATGACGCGGCGAGAGCCTTTGAGGCGGCCGGCGCGTCGGTGACGACGACTGTGTTCCGGAACCTCACGGAACAGGATATCCGGGAATCAGTGGAGGAGTTCGCCAGAGAGATCGCAAAGGCGCAGATCATCATGTTCCCGGGCGGCTTCTCGGCCGGCGACGAGCCGGACGGCTCGGCGAAGTTCTTCGCGACGGCTTTCCGGAACGCGAAGATCAGTGAGGAAGTGCAGAAGCTGCTTTCCGAGAGGGACGGGCTTGTCCTCGGCATCTGCAACGGTTTTCAGGCGCTGATCAAGCTGGGACTGGTGCCGAACGGGCGGATCACGGGACAGACGGAGAACGCGCCGACGCTGACTTTCAATACGATCGGCCGCCATATCTCCCGGATGGTCTACACGAGAGTCGTCTCCAACAAGTCTCCGTGGCTTGCGGAGGCGGAGCTGGGCGGCGTCTTTGTCACGCCGGCTTCCCACGGCGAGGGCCGCTTTGTCGCAAGCGATGAATGGATCGAGAAGCTGATCGCAAACGGCCAGATCGCGACGCAGTACTGCGATCCGGAAGGAAACGTCACGATGGATGAGGAGTGGAACGTCAACGGTTCCTACCGCGCCATTGAGGGTATCACATCGCCGGACGGCCGTGTATTCGGTAAGATGGCTCATGTGGAGCGCCGCGGCGACGGCGTCGCGGTCAACATCTTCGGAGAGCAGGATATGAAGGTGTTCGAATCAGGCGTGAGGTATTTCAGATAA
- the rpsT gene encoding 30S ribosomal protein S20, with translation MANIKSAKKRILTSAKRAERNKAVRSEVKTSAKKVRAAIEAGDKAAASAALSDYQGVLGRATAKGIYKKNTNARKISRMSAAVDRME, from the coding sequence TTGGCTAACATCAAATCTGCGAAGAAGAGAATTCTGACAAGTGCGAAGAGAGCGGAACGGAACAAGGCGGTCAGGTCTGAGGTGAAGACTTCGGCCAAGAAGGTGCGCGCAGCGATCGAGGCGGGCGACAAGGCGGCGGCAAGCGCGGCTCTGTCTGATTATCAGGGTGTGCTCGGAAGAGCGACGGCGAAGGGTATTTACAAGAAGAATACCAACGCGAGAAAGATTTCCCGTATGTCTGCGGCTGTGGACCGGATGGAGTGA
- the holA gene encoding DNA polymerase III subunit delta, translating into MKNLISDIKSGRFRHVYLLTGEETYLRLQYRDRLIAALMGDENAMNLTTFRGRGTDENEIISQGETLPFFAERRVIRIENTGFFTRTAERLPDYLAEIPDYLYLVFNEDETDRRNRLYKAVAKYGAVAEFSRQTDATLEKWILTMLKPANLSIRKANMDELLTRTGPDMTHIRLEVDKLIHYCMEMHPAADGAESAPVEITREDIEAVTTDQTENRIFDMMSAITRRRRREAMALYSDLLALREPPLRILILLGQQFNRLLLIHDLDSEGNGPQQIASRAGIPPFAVRRSLPLARSYPVSQLKAALRACNDMDAAIKAGTMQDRLAVELLIMKLSAPGDRPDGA; encoded by the coding sequence ATGAAGAATCTGATCAGTGATATCAAATCCGGCCGTTTCCGTCATGTCTATCTGCTCACCGGCGAAGAAACCTACCTCCGGCTTCAGTACCGCGACCGCCTCATCGCCGCGCTGATGGGAGACGAAAACGCCATGAATCTGACGACCTTCCGCGGACGGGGCACAGACGAGAACGAGATCATCTCCCAGGGCGAGACGCTCCCCTTCTTCGCCGAACGAAGGGTCATCCGGATCGAGAACACGGGTTTCTTCACCCGCACAGCCGAACGGCTTCCGGATTACCTTGCCGAAATCCCGGACTACCTTTACCTTGTCTTCAACGAAGACGAAACCGACAGGCGGAACCGTCTGTACAAGGCGGTGGCAAAATACGGCGCGGTCGCCGAATTCAGCCGCCAGACCGACGCGACGCTGGAAAAATGGATCCTCACGATGCTGAAGCCCGCCAATCTGAGCATCCGGAAAGCGAATATGGATGAGCTTCTGACGCGGACCGGCCCGGATATGACGCATATCCGGCTGGAAGTGGACAAGCTGATCCACTACTGTATGGAAATGCATCCGGCCGCTGACGGAGCGGAATCCGCCCCTGTCGAAATCACCCGGGAAGACATCGAGGCCGTCACGACGGACCAGACAGAAAACCGGATCTTCGACATGATGAGTGCCATCACCCGCCGGCGCCGCCGGGAGGCGATGGCGCTTTACTCGGATCTGCTCGCCCTTCGCGAACCGCCGCTGCGGATTCTGATCCTCCTCGGACAGCAGTTCAACCGGCTGCTTCTGATTCATGATCTCGACAGTGAGGGAAACGGTCCACAGCAGATCGCTTCACGCGCCGGCATACCTCCCTTCGCCGTGCGCCGTTCCCTGCCTCTTGCCCGTAGCTACCCGGTCTCCCAGCTGAAGGCCGCGCTGCGCGCCTGCAACGATATGGACGCGGCGATCAAAGCCGGTACGATGCAGGACCGGCTCGCCGTGGAGCTCCTGATCATGAAGCTCTCCGCTCCGGGGGACAGACCGGATGGCGCATGA
- a CDS encoding YdcF family protein, giving the protein MIGQRIGMAGGILLAVCFLFYGTAVYRTGSGSRFWLVWLFLAGISLLAAVFARFGIWTVMPPLLKRAVLTAAVLAAALVAATWGCVLSSFSSSGEDDLDVLIVLGAQVRESGPSVVLRYRLDTAAGYLRENPDTLCIVSGGKGANEPEPEGTAMKRYLVSRGIAGSRIRTEIRSKNTIQNIRFSGRMIDRERDHVGIVTSDFHVFRGVHLAQRNGYRHVCGIAAPSRRFYLLNNMLRESGGILKDFFCGHL; this is encoded by the coding sequence ATGATCGGACAGAGGATCGGGATGGCCGGCGGGATTTTGCTGGCGGTATGCTTCCTTTTTTACGGCACCGCGGTGTACCGGACCGGGTCCGGAAGCCGCTTCTGGCTCGTGTGGCTTTTTCTGGCGGGAATCTCCCTTCTGGCGGCCGTTTTCGCCCGCTTCGGTATCTGGACCGTGATGCCGCCGCTTCTGAAACGGGCGGTTCTTACCGCCGCGGTTCTTGCCGCTGCGCTGGTCGCGGCGACCTGGGGCTGTGTGCTTTCCTCTTTCAGTTCATCAGGAGAAGATGATCTGGATGTGCTGATCGTGCTCGGGGCCCAGGTCAGAGAGTCGGGGCCGAGCGTCGTACTTCGATACCGTCTCGATACGGCTGCCGGGTACCTCCGGGAAAATCCGGACACTCTCTGCATTGTTTCCGGAGGGAAGGGAGCGAACGAACCGGAGCCGGAAGGAACGGCGATGAAACGGTATCTTGTGTCGCGCGGAATCGCGGGATCAAGAATCCGGACAGAAATCCGCTCGAAAAACACCATTCAGAACATACGCTTCAGCGGCCGGATGATTGACCGGGAGCGGGATCATGTCGGGATCGTGACCAGTGACTTTCATGTTTTCCGCGGTGTTCATCTCGCGCAGCGGAACGGGTACCGTCATGTATGCGGCATCGCGGCGCCGTCCCGCCGCTTTTATCTTCTGAACAACATGCTCCGGGAATCCGGCGGGATTCTCAAGGACTTTTTCTGCGGACATCTCTGA
- a CDS encoding metal-sensing transcriptional repressor yields MEEAEAEAEDACCGSGRHKNRTPEEQRALLLRLKRIEGQIRGLEKMVENNAYCPDILIQVSAATSALNSFNKTLLACHIRGCVARDIRDGKDESIDELCGVLQKLMK; encoded by the coding sequence CTGGAGGAGGCGGAGGCGGAAGCCGAGGACGCCTGCTGCGGAAGCGGGCGTCACAAGAACCGCACGCCGGAGGAGCAGAGAGCTCTCCTGCTGAGGCTGAAGCGGATAGAAGGACAGATCCGGGGTCTTGAGAAGATGGTGGAGAACAATGCTTACTGTCCGGATATCCTGATTCAGGTTTCCGCGGCGACCAGCGCGCTCAACAGTTTCAACAAGACCCTGCTGGCCTGCCACATCCGCGGCTGCGTTGCCCGGGATATCCGGGACGGGAAGGACGAATCCATTGACGAGCTCTGCGGAGTGCTGCAGAAGCTGATGAAATGA